One Ricinus communis isolate WT05 ecotype wild-type chromosome 2, ASM1957865v1, whole genome shotgun sequence DNA segment encodes these proteins:
- the LOC8277772 gene encoding ubiquitin carboxyl-terminal hydrolase 26 isoform X3 has protein sequence MSRPTTRSKNKRNRQGDDVNITSEILRKIHATGEVTNEDVNQLYMISKPVCQGCRVNTKDNPNCFCGLIPPPNGSRKSGLWQKLSEIVQAMGEDPCKNLRASADSPAGLTNLGATCYANSILQYLYMNTSFREGLFGVEPELLKRQPVLDELARLFAKLHAGKMAFIDSAPFIKTLELDNGVQQDSHEFLTLLLSLLERCLSHSEVSKVRTIVQDLFRGSVSHVTTCSKCGRDSEASSKMEDFYELELNVKGLKSLDESLDDYLSVEELHGENQYFCELCKMRVDANRSIKLRTLPDVLNFQLKRCVFLPKTTTRKKITSAFAFPGVLDMQKRLSEPSEMEWIYDLSAVLIHKGTAVNSGHYTAHIKDEHTGQWWEFDDEHVSNLGLHPFGEGSSSSTSKVVHSEPPACPEVDTVSNGNHVDAVQPDSLKPSIGSTAETFSSNDAYMLMYNLRRTKKVDDNRPMVCGANDIVLEGCESSLHDGSLPSHLFEDVKVFNESYLEACQKYKLKKDKEVNHITERRQEVRTVLSEAPVQSLEKPSYWVSTDWLRQWADSITPLALDNTPIQCSHEKVPVSKVGTMKRLSTESWAKLFSKYGGGPTLTNDDYCMACLMDGARSVVCADSYRDRRTSMRDLANDVLAGKCLEGTYYVSKTWLQQWVRRKNVDAPSEADAGPTASIRCPHGKLMPDQAPGAKRLPVPENLWLFFYEDAITVKPDDSSGCTTFSSDSEQCSQCCAELSEVACLEDSLRAVKLKQRQNHEKLSMGKSIPLSLHCKYYLVPSSWLTKWRNYVTASGKNISSSVEPEALDIVIDSLKCEKHFRLLERPPDLVTKRGILFQKGSATDGLTIITDEDWNNFCEEWGGNKEKGISAVIEPINVVENTLSGFSEVTAASEEQLNRQDEVNDETEGRQPIIRTCPEICEDCIGEKESCKLMQKLNYSNEDIHVTLVRGKEAPRSILEASKATSEPERRASKRSRRTSYGNSVHLKVSGCTSIYQLKMMIWESLGVVKENQVLHKGEMVLDKDDATLADLNIFPGDKLWVQDSEIHEHRDIADELADENMNTQHAEEGFRGTLLTANISSQPLQDVCSK, from the exons ATGAGCCGACCAACCACTCgcagtaaaaataaaagaaatagacaAGGGGATGATGTTAATATAACTTCTGAGATACTGAg AAAAATTCATGCAACAGGTGAAGTAACCAATGAAGATGTAAATCAACTATACATGATCTCGAAGCCAGTTTGTCAAGGCTGCCGTGTGAATACTAAAGATAATCCCAACTGCTTTTGTGGGCTGATTCCACCACCCAATGGGAGTCGAAAATCTGGCTTATGGCAGAAATTGTCAGAAATAGTTCAAGCCATGGGTGAAGACCCATGCAAAAATCTTCGTGCATCTGCTGATTCACCTGCTGGTCTCACAAACCTAGGAGCAACATGCTATGCCAACAGCATACTCCAGTATCTGTATATGAATACTTCTTTCAGAGAAGGCCTTTTTGGTGTTGAACCAGAATTACTGAAACGACAACCTGTTTTGGATGAGCTTGCCAGGCTTTTTGCGAAGCTCCATGCTGGTAAAATGGCTTTTATTGATTCTGCTCCATTTATAAAGACACTGGAGTTAGACAATGGAGTTCAGCAGGATAGCCATGAGTTCTTGACCCTACTTCTTTCCTTGCTTGAGCGTTGTCTAAGCCATTCAGAAGTTTCCAAGGTCAGAACAATTGTTCAAGATCTCTTCCGCGGAAGTGTGTCACATGTAACAAC GTGCTCGAAATGTGGAAGAGATTCTGAAGCATCTTCAAAGATGGAAGACTTTTATGAGCTGGAGTTGAATGTGAAAGGGCTGAAAAGCTTAGATGAGAGTTTGGATGATTACCTTAGTGTGGAAGAGCTGCACGGCGAGAATCAATATTTCTGTGAGCTTTGTAAAATGAGAGTTGATGCCAATCGCAGTATTAAACTACGAACTCTGCCTGATGTCCTTAATTTTCAGCTTAAACGTTGTGTTTTCCTTCCAAAG ACCACAACAAGGAAGAAAATCACATCTGCATTTGCTTTCCCTGGAGTATTGGATATGCAGAAGAGACTGTCCGAACCCTCTGAGATGGAATGGATATATGACTTGTCAGCTGTTTTGATTCACAAGGGAACTGCTGTAAACAGTGGTCATTACACTGCTCATATTAAGGATGAGCACACTGGGCAATGGTGGGAGTTTGATGATGAGCATGTCTCAAACTTGGGTCTTCATCCTTTTGGAGAAGGCTCTTCAAGTTCAACATCTAAAGTTGTTCACAGTGAGCCACCGGCTTGCCCGGAAGTGGATACTGTTTCTAATGGAAATCATGTGGATGCTGTTCAGCCTGATTCTTTGAAACCCAGTATTGGCAGCACTGCGGAGACATTTTCATCAAATGATGCATACATGCTGATGTATAATCTTAGGCGTACCAAGAAGGTAGATGATAATAGACCCATGGTTTGTGGTGCCAACGACATTGTATTAGAAGGTTGTGAGAGCTCTTTACATGACGGCTCTCTTCCATCCCACCTCTTTGAAGATGTAAAGGTTTTCAATGAGTCATATCTGGAAGCTTGCCAAAAGTATAAACTGAAGAAGGATAAGGAGGTGAATCATATCACAGAAAGGAGACAAGAGGTGCGAACAGTTCTTTCTGAAGCTCCTGTCCAGTCACTTGAAAAACCATCTTATTGGGTATCCACTGACTGGCTTCGCCAGTGGGCTGACAGCATTACACCACT TGCATTAGATAACACCCCTATCCAATGCTCACATGAAAAAGTCCCAGTGTCAAAAGTGGGAACCATGAAGCGATTGTCTACTGAATCTTGGGCcaaattgttttctaag TATGGTGGAGGGCCAACCCTGACTAATGATGACTACTGCATGGCTTGCCTAATGGATGGTGCACGATCTGTGGTCTGCGCTGATAGCTACAGGGATCGAAGGACATCAATGAGAGATCTTGCAAATGATGTACTTGCAGGGAAGTGTCTAGAAGGGACATACTATGTGTCCAAGACATG GTTGCAGCAGTGGGTGAGAAGAAAAAATGTTGATGCTCCAAGTGAAGCTGATGCAGGGCCAACAGCTTCAATCCGATGTCCTCATGGGAAACTGATGCCTGATCAAGCACCTGGTGCCAAGCGGCTGCCGGTTCCTGAGAATCTTTGGCTCTTCTTTTATGAGGATGCCATTACAGTGAAACCTGATGATTCCTCAGGTTGCACAACTTTTTCTTCAGATTCTGAGCAGTGCTCCCAATGCTGTGCAGAACTTTCTGAAGTTGCATGCTTGGAGGATTCCCTTAG AGCCGTGAAGCTAAAACAGCGCCAAAATCATGAGAAATTGTCTATGGGAAAAAGTATTCCCCTTTCTTTGCATTGCAAGTATTACTTGGTGCCCTCGTCATGGCTGACAAAATGGAGAAACTATGTAACTGCAAGTGGCAAGAATATTTCTTCATCTGTGGAACCTGAAGCTCTGGATATTGTCATTGATTCACTGAAATGTGAAAAG CATTTTCGACTCCTTGAAAGGCCTCCTGATCTGGTTACTAAACGTGGCATACTTTTCCAGAAAGGTTCAGCG ACAGATGGGTTGACAATCATTACGGATGAAGACTGGAACAACTTTTGCGAAGAGTGGGGTGGTAACAAGGAGAAAGGAATATCTGCAGTAATTGAGCCTATTAACGTTGTGGAAAATACTTTGTCTGGCTTCTCTGAAGTGACAGCAGCAAGTGAGGAACAGCTGAATCGTCAAGATGAAGTAAATGATGAGACTGAGGGCAGACAGCCTATTATTAGGACTTGCCCCGAG ATCTGTGAGGACTGCATAGGTGAAAAAGAAAGTTGTAAGTTGATGCAGAAACTTAACTACTCTAATGAGGACATACATGTTACTCTTGTACGTGGTAAGGAAGCTCCAAGATCAATTCTAGAAGCTTCTAAGGCTACTTCGGAACCTGAACGACGCGCCTCAAAGCGGTCTCGAAGGACCAGCTATGGGAATTCAGTACACTTAAAAGTTTCTGGCTGTACCTCTATATACCAATTAAAGATGATGATATGGGAATCACTTGGG